Within Bacillales bacterium, the genomic segment TTCAAAACGCGAACGACTTGATCTTGCTCCAAATTGCGCATCTCGCGAAAAAAGATTCGTGCCGCGGCTCCTTGCTGATCGATGTTGGTCACAAGCATACGCACGATCTCGAAAATCTTTTCACTCGCGTCCATGCATTCGTCAGCCAAAATCCCGTGTTCCTGCTTTAATAATCCTTCGATAAAATGAAGCTGAATATCCATCAATACTTGCTGCTTTGAATCAAAATAATAGTAAAACGTGCCTTTCGTGACGCCGAGGACGTCAACGATGTCTTGGACGGACGTTTCGCTGTAGCCTTTTTTCCCGAACAAATCGATGGCCGCTTTCATTAATTTTTCTTTCAAAATGCATGCCCTCCCGCGGGATACTGACCGGTTGGTATGTTACACTAACCTTAGTTTATGCCATAAAATAAAGAAACTCAAACGAAATGGACGGTGCACGGATGACTTACGAAAGAATTGGCCCGATCGAGATCGTTACCGGGGAAAACAACAGTCACGTCCCCTTTTCTACATCATTGCTGATTCACGGCAAAGACGAAGACGCGCTCATCGATTGCGGCGGCGGTGAAACAGCTTTCCGCTACTTGCAGCAGCAAAACATCCAAGCGTTGTTTATGACCCATTACCATATTGACCATGTATGGGGGGCGTACTTGTTTCCGAACGCACGAAAAGCGATTAATGAGATCGATGTAAAAAAAATCAATGACCCGATTGAGCTGGCGAAAGCCGGCGGTCGTTTTGCTTTGCTCGGAGAAGACGGCGCGAAAAAAGAAATTGAGCAGCAGCTGAAAAAATCGGATGACGGCACACTGAAGCCGCGCTGGGCGCAGGTGATCGGCCTTACACAAGATTCGTACGCCTATGAAAAAGAAATCGAAGCGGCCGGTACGAAAATGATCATGCTTCATACACCGGGGCATACCGAAGGCTACTGTACGCCGTACTTCCCTGAACACGGCGTGTTGTTCGTCGGTGACTTTGACCTCACGTCGTTCGGCCCTTGGTATAACGACGCCGATTCTGACATCGATGCGTTTTTCAAATCGGCAGAGCGTACACTCGATGTCGACGCGGAAACGTTCGTGACCGCGCACCATAAAGGCACCTACAGCCGGCAAGCGTACCGCGAGCGGCTGCATA encodes:
- a CDS encoding MBL fold metallo-hydrolase; the encoded protein is MTYERIGPIEIVTGENNSHVPFSTSLLIHGKDEDALIDCGGGETAFRYLQQQNIQALFMTHYHIDHVWGAYLFPNARKAINEIDVKKINDPIELAKAGGRFALLGEDGAKKEIEQQLKKSDDGTLKPRWAQVIGLTQDSYAYEKEIEAAGTKMIMLHTPGHTEGYCTPYFPEHGVLFVGDFDLTSFGPWYNDADSDIDAFFKSAERTLDVDAETFVTAHHKGTYSRQAYRERLHTYMNKIREREEKTKIAVQNGVHPKDIVYEEIFYFRKNHRATPRLLGSEIIGIAKHLEHLIKAGLPFKDYFHEFCAYHGLHAEWLNYKKADAKSR
- a CDS encoding TetR/AcrR family transcriptional regulator, producing the protein MKEKLMKAAIDLFGKKGYSETSVQDIVDVLGVTKGTFYYYFDSKQQVLMDIQLHFIEGLLKQEHGILADECMDASEKIFEIVRMLVTNIDQQGAAARIFFREMRNLEQDQVVRVLKEQDQFRDNLQHLIENGIAEGRFRNDLPADIVTFAILGMCNWSYFWFDPNGTIPDQDVAVIYTELILNGMIQPGRHFQCSTKSN